From a single Miscanthus floridulus cultivar M001 chromosome 8, ASM1932011v1, whole genome shotgun sequence genomic region:
- the LOC136472766 gene encoding uncharacterized protein — translation MAHNLIVTLFILAVYVAAVATPLVYATKSPTSTIAKEDEATKEGDAAAKAPEAATKGSAKDHKAEAKGDAPTTATDVATKGSAKDHKEETKGDASAKAPEAATKGYAKVPKTDAKGAAAKGSGAPMSWPDGGPEFVQMVIKNPFLKTTPPSSDDLPIDPTPEGSMT, via the coding sequence ATGGCGCACAACCTCATTGTCACATTGTTCATTCTAGCGGTCTATGTCGCCGCGGTGGCGACACCATTAGTCTATGCTACCAAATCTCCAACGAGCACAATAGCCAAGGAGGACGAAGCAACCAAAGAAGGGGATGCAGCCGCCAAGGCGCCCGAAGCCGCCACCAAGGGGTCTGCGAAGGACCACAAAGCAGAAGCTAAGGGGGATGCGCCCACCACGGCAACCGATGTAGCCACCAAAGGGTCTGCCAAGGACCACAAAGAAGAAACTAAGGGGGATGCGTCCGCCAAGGCGCCTGAAGCAGCCACCAAGGGGTATGCCAAGGTCCCCAAAACAGACGCTAAAGGGGCTGCTGCAAAAGGGTCCGGAGCACCCATGTCATGGCCGGATGGGGGGCCTGAGTTCGTCCAAATGGTCATCAAGAACCCCTTCTTGAAAACCACACCACCATCAAGTGATGACCTCCCCATTGACCCCACTCCAGAAGGTAGCATGACCTAA
- the LOC136472767 gene encoding histone H2B.3-like produces MAPKAEKKPAAKKPAEEEPATEKAEKAPAGKKPKAEKRLPAGKSAGKEGGEKKGKKKAKKSVESYKIYIFKVLKQVHPDIGISSKAMSIMNSFINDIFEKLAAEAAKLARYNKKPTITSREIQTSVRLVLPGELAKHAVSEGTKAVTKFTSS; encoded by the coding sequence ATGGCACCCAAGGCCGAGAAGAAGCCCGCCGCGAAGAAgccggcggaggaggagccggcgacGGAGAAGGCGGAGAAGGCCCCGGCGGGTAAGAAGCCGAAGGCCGAGAAGCGGCTCCCGGCCGGCAAATCCGCCGGCAAGGAGGGCGGCGagaagaagggcaagaagaaggCGAAGAAGTCGGTGGAGTCGTACAAGATCTACATCTTCAAGGTGCTGAAGCAGGTGCACCCGGACATCGGCATCTCGTCCAAGGCCATGTCCATCATGAACTCCTTCATCAACGACATCTTCGAGAAGCTGGCGGCGGAGGCGGCCAAGCTGGCGCGCTACAACAAGAAGCCCACCATCACGTCCCGCGAGATCCAGACCTCGGTCCGCCTCGTCCTCCCCGGCGAGCTCGCCAAGCACGCCGTCTCCGAGGGCACCAAGGCCGTCACCAAGTTCACCAGCTCCTAG